In the Candidatus Rhodoblastus alkanivorans genome, one interval contains:
- a CDS encoding efflux RND transporter periplasmic adaptor subunit, with amino-acid sequence MSAARPLPWRRALAVVVVGVAAGAVLAPHYRNFVAAHADEAEAVVKAPSRVFVRKGIVTLVLDEAAQRKSGIATAAAPPPLAEESLSAYGAVLDAAPLIELNGRYLEAGAQLKMAQAKLAVTRTAYERAKTLYKDRQNVSAAQMQTAEGDFEAAGAELAAARARLAAVTATVAQSWGPVLGEALIDGGPLIQDLIQRRVFLVKATLPPGASLAHPPVAASAELPGGKKIRLDFVSAATAADPRLQGEAFFYRTPAGDGALPGLNLIVSLPRAGGVQGAVAPESAVVWLHGKAWLYLRVKPDAFIRREIAPLRAAPHGGYLVAGLKPGAQIVVIGAQMLLSEEFRAEATAGDED; translated from the coding sequence GTGAGCGCCGCGCGCCCGCTCCCTTGGCGCCGCGCTTTGGCCGTCGTCGTCGTCGGCGTCGCGGCAGGCGCGGTCCTCGCCCCGCATTATCGGAATTTCGTCGCCGCCCACGCCGACGAGGCCGAGGCCGTCGTCAAGGCGCCGTCGCGCGTTTTCGTGCGCAAAGGGATCGTGACCCTCGTCCTCGACGAGGCGGCGCAGCGCAAGAGCGGCATTGCAACCGCCGCCGCGCCGCCGCCGCTGGCGGAAGAATCCCTGTCCGCCTATGGCGCGGTTCTCGACGCCGCGCCGCTCATCGAACTCAACGGCCGCTATCTCGAGGCCGGGGCGCAGCTGAAAATGGCGCAGGCGAAACTGGCGGTGACGCGCACGGCTTATGAGCGGGCCAAAACGCTCTACAAGGACCGGCAGAATGTTTCTGCCGCGCAAATGCAAACCGCCGAGGGCGATTTCGAGGCGGCGGGCGCCGAGCTCGCCGCGGCCCGCGCTCGGCTTGCGGCCGTCACGGCGACGGTCGCGCAATCCTGGGGGCCGGTTCTCGGAGAGGCCCTCATCGATGGCGGGCCGCTGATCCAGGATCTGATCCAGCGGCGCGTCTTTCTGGTGAAAGCGACCCTGCCGCCCGGCGCGAGCCTGGCCCATCCGCCGGTGGCGGCGAGCGCCGAACTCCCCGGCGGGAAGAAAATCAGGCTCGATTTCGTCTCGGCGGCGACGGCGGCCGACCCGCGCCTCCAGGGCGAAGCCTTTTTCTACCGGACGCCGGCGGGCGACGGCGCGCTGCCGGGGCTGAACCTGATCGTGTCGCTGCCCCGGGCGGGCGGCGTCCAGGGCGCGGTCGCGCCCGAATCCGCCGTGGTTTGGCTGCACGGCAAGGCCTGGCTCTATCTCCGCGTCAAGCCCGACGCCTTCATCCGGCGCGAGATCGCGCCGCTCCGCGCGGCGCCCCACGGCGGCTATCTCGTCGCCGGCCTGAAGCCGGGCGCCCAAATCGTCGTCATCGGCGCGCAAATGCTGCTGTCGGAGGAGTTTCGCGCCGAGGCGACGGCCGGCGACGAGGATTAG
- a CDS encoding DUF350 domain-containing protein codes for MPELFSGLLAFLAYFVGAVGYCALFGLIYTRLTPHDEFDLIVRQHNASAGLAFGGALIGFALALAGAIHNTRSAAEFMVWGLVAMASQFVAYGVARLFHPGLSQAIAQNALAAAYWVAAVSIASGLLFAACMSP; via the coding sequence TTGCCCGAACTTTTTTCCGGTCTCCTCGCATTTCTGGCCTATTTCGTCGGCGCGGTCGGCTATTGCGCCCTGTTCGGGCTGATCTACACACGGCTGACGCCCCATGACGAATTCGACCTGATCGTGCGCCAGCACAACGCCTCGGCCGGCCTCGCCTTCGGGGGCGCGCTGATCGGCTTCGCCCTCGCGCTCGCCGGGGCGATCCACAATACCAGGAGCGCGGCCGAATTCATGGTCTGGGGCCTCGTCGCCATGGCCAGCCAGTTCGTGGCCTATGGAGTGGCGCGGCTTTTCCATCCGGGCCTGTCGCAGGCCATCGCGCAAAATGCGCTCGCCGCGGCTTATTGGGTCGCTGCGGTCTCGATCGCCTCGGGCTTGCTGTTCGCCGCCTGCATGAGCCCCTGA
- a CDS encoding glycosyltransferase family 4 protein, translating into MDEIEVIIPNLSFRYSGGTAVNRTIAPLIARKRDAVWFGPDAPEGIARLSILDLLRLRFQPPKRHRARIWHARRNDEMVVGLLLKWLGWRFALIFNSAGQRRHTAFTRFLIARMDEIIATSEISASFLERPATVIHHGIDLDAYKPPQDRAAAFAATGLPGKYGIGVFGRVRKQKGIDLFVAAMLRLLPKYPDFTAVIVGLITVDNAPFVDRLKADIAAAGLSHRIRFLGELPIQEVPAWYQRISIYVFASRVEGFGLTMLEAMAAGNAVVATRAGAAELVIEDGVTGVLAPTGDVDALSASIEPLMREPERIEGIGERARARVMDAFNRDREVAEIIGVYRKIWADE; encoded by the coding sequence TTGGACGAGATAGAAGTCATCATTCCCAATCTGAGCTTCCGCTATTCGGGCGGCACCGCGGTCAACCGCACGATCGCGCCGCTGATCGCTCGGAAGCGCGACGCCGTCTGGTTCGGCCCCGACGCGCCGGAGGGCATTGCCCGCCTCTCCATTCTCGACCTGCTGCGTCTGCGCTTCCAACCGCCAAAGCGCCACCGCGCCCGCATCTGGCACGCGCGCCGCAATGACGAAATGGTTGTCGGCCTGCTGCTCAAATGGCTCGGCTGGCGCTTCGCGCTCATTTTCAATTCGGCCGGCCAGCGCCGCCATACCGCCTTCACCCGGTTCCTGATCGCGCGGATGGACGAGATCATCGCCACCAGCGAGATTTCGGCGTCTTTCCTCGAACGCCCGGCGACCGTCATCCATCACGGCATCGATCTCGACGCCTACAAGCCGCCGCAGGATCGCGCCGCCGCCTTCGCCGCGACGGGCCTGCCGGGCAAATATGGGATCGGCGTCTTCGGCCGGGTGCGCAAGCAGAAGGGCATCGACCTTTTCGTCGCCGCCATGCTGCGGCTGCTGCCGAAATATCCCGATTTCACCGCCGTCATCGTCGGCCTGATCACGGTGGACAACGCGCCTTTCGTGGACAGGCTGAAAGCGGATATCGCCGCCGCCGGCCTTTCGCACCGCATCCGCTTTCTCGGCGAATTGCCGATTCAAGAGGTGCCGGCGTGGTACCAGCGCATTTCGATCTATGTTTTCGCCTCGCGGGTCGAGGGTTTCGGCCTGACCATGCTGGAGGCGATGGCGGCGGGCAATGCGGTGGTGGCGACCCGCGCCGGCGCGGCGGAACTGGTGATCGAGGACGGCGTGACCGGGGTGCTGGCCCCGACCGGCGACGTGGACGCCCTGTCCGCCTCGATCGAGCCGCTGATGCGCGAGCCTGAAAGGATCGAAGGGATCGGCGAACGGGCGCGGGCGCGGGTGATGGACGCCTTCAACCGCGACCGCGAGGTCGCGGAAATCATCGGCGTCTATCGGAAAATCTGGGCGGATGAATAA
- a CDS encoding SIR2 family NAD-dependent protein deacylase — MTGKPERRLVVFSGSGISADSGLDTFRTSGGESLWAQYDPEVVCNFECWEENFSLVHEFYSRRREELGKAAPNRAHFLAVEWEKRYNAELITQNVDDLFERAGARYVMHVHGFLTAMRCTSCGAQWLFGYRRFAPEADRCPRCGRLESVKPNVVFFNEPAPRYAEMWRSLESLTEDDVLIAIGTSGLVLPIGQIARRCPATTILSNLESAVSPRDDDFDHVVHGHAAEIAPKLDKLVADLMRR, encoded by the coding sequence ATGACCGGAAAGCCTGAACGCCGCCTCGTCGTCTTTTCCGGCAGCGGCATTTCCGCCGATTCCGGCCTCGACACCTTCCGCACTTCCGGCGGAGAAAGCCTGTGGGCGCAATATGACCCGGAAGTGGTCTGCAATTTCGAATGCTGGGAAGAGAACTTTTCTCTCGTCCACGAATTCTATTCGCGCCGGCGCGAGGAACTCGGCAAGGCCGCGCCGAATAGAGCGCATTTTCTCGCGGTCGAATGGGAGAAACGCTATAATGCCGAACTGATCACCCAGAATGTGGACGATCTGTTCGAGCGCGCCGGCGCGCGCTACGTCATGCATGTCCATGGCTTCCTCACCGCCATGCGCTGCACGTCCTGCGGCGCGCAATGGCTGTTCGGCTACCGGCGCTTCGCCCCGGAAGCCGACCGCTGCCCCAGATGCGGGCGGCTGGAGAGCGTGAAGCCCAATGTCGTCTTCTTCAACGAGCCGGCGCCGCGCTATGCCGAAATGTGGCGCAGCCTGGAGAGCCTGACCGAGGACGACGTGCTGATCGCCATCGGCACTTCCGGCCTGGTTCTGCCGATCGGCCAGATCGCCCGCCGCTGCCCGGCGACCACCATCCTGTCCAATCTCGAATCCGCCGTAAGCCCGCGCGACGACGATTTCGACCATGTCGTCCACGGCCACGCCGCCGAAATCGCGCCAAAGCTCGACAAGCTCGTCGCCGACCTGATGCGGAGGTAA
- a CDS encoding TolC family protein: protein MTAPRLIAEPGMRAARHVLILFAVAAPLGGCESYRPAPISAARSAAALDARSLGDPRLQTFIAAAESASPANGGAGAWGLDKLTLAALYYHPDLDIARSKLAEARAGVVTAATIPNPTLSFEELSYNASLATPSPWVAAPIVNFLIETYGKREFRTARASHLVEAAREDVATASWQVRGRVRNALIDLSAAKRRSTLLQQRLALQNELVTLLEHRLSAGAVSSLDLARERIARDRAELEARDAEGRLAEARNALAAAIGVPAAALDGVDLSFTALEHPAPPKAAALGSLRREALVGRSDVQSLLADYAAAESALALQVASQYPNLKLGPGYIYDQGQSKFMLLPETELPIFNQNQGPIAEAKARRAAAAARFTALQTRILNQVDGAAARYFAAARAFDAAKALADRAAARQSSVEHAFRAGEIDRPSLLTGEIEGATAKQSLLDAEVQRLQALGGLEDALQHRFLAASAPLPVVRADPRRPVEGRS from the coding sequence TTGACCGCGCCCCGCCTGATCGCCGAGCCCGGTATGCGCGCCGCCCGCCACGTCCTGATCCTCTTTGCTGTGGCTGCGCCGCTCGGCGGCTGCGAAAGCTACCGGCCGGCGCCGATCTCGGCCGCGCGCAGCGCCGCGGCCCTCGACGCAAGGTCGCTCGGCGATCCCCGGCTGCAAACATTCATCGCGGCGGCGGAATCCGCCTCTCCCGCGAACGGCGGCGCGGGGGCCTGGGGCCTGGACAAGCTGACTCTGGCGGCGCTCTATTATCATCCCGATCTCGACATCGCGCGCTCGAAACTGGCCGAAGCGCGCGCCGGCGTCGTGACCGCCGCGACGATTCCCAATCCCACCCTGAGCTTCGAGGAGCTGAGCTACAACGCCAGCCTCGCGACGCCTTCGCCCTGGGTGGCGGCGCCGATCGTCAATTTCCTCATCGAGACTTACGGCAAAAGGGAATTTCGCACCGCGCGGGCGTCGCATCTGGTGGAAGCGGCGCGCGAGGATGTCGCCACGGCCTCGTGGCAGGTGAGAGGCAGGGTCCGCAACGCCCTCATCGACCTGTCGGCGGCGAAGCGGCGATCGACCCTGCTGCAGCAAAGGCTGGCGCTGCAAAATGAGCTCGTGACCCTGCTGGAGCATCGGCTTTCAGCCGGCGCGGTCTCGTCGCTCGATCTTGCCCGCGAGCGTATCGCCCGCGACAGGGCCGAGCTGGAGGCGCGCGACGCCGAAGGCCGGCTCGCGGAGGCGCGAAACGCCCTCGCCGCCGCAATCGGCGTCCCGGCCGCCGCCCTGGATGGCGTCGATCTTTCTTTCACGGCGCTGGAACATCCCGCGCCGCCCAAGGCGGCGGCGCTCGGCTCGCTGCGGCGCGAGGCGCTCGTCGGCCGCAGCGACGTCCAGTCCCTGCTCGCCGATTATGCCGCGGCCGAATCCGCCCTCGCCCTGCAGGTCGCCAGCCAATATCCCAATCTGAAGCTTGGTCCCGGCTATATCTACGATCAGGGGCAGAGCAAATTCATGCTGCTGCCCGAGACCGAACTGCCGATCTTCAACCAGAACCAGGGGCCGATCGCCGAAGCCAAGGCGCGGCGGGCGGCGGCGGCGGCGCGTTTCACGGCGCTGCAAACGCGCATTCTCAATCAGGTCGACGGCGCGGCGGCGCGCTATTTCGCGGCGGCGCGCGCTTTCGACGCCGCAAAGGCCCTGGCGGATCGGGCCGCGGCCCGCCAAAGCAGCGTCGAACATGCCTTTCGCGCCGGGGAGATCGACCGCCCGAGCTTGCTGACCGGCGAAATCGAAGGCGCGACCGCCAAACAGTCGCTGCTCGACGCCGAGGTCCAGCGCCTGCAAGCTTTGGGCGGCCTCGAAGACGCGCTGCAGCATCGCTTTCTCGCCGCCTCCGCGCCGCTTCCGGTCGTTCGGGCCGATCCCCGCCGGCCCGTGGAGGGCCGTTCGTGA
- a CDS encoding efflux RND transporter permease subunit — translation MARVTGPQAAVIRFALRFRGVVIGLAALFVAYGFYALGHATYDVFPEFAPPEVSIQTEAPGLSPQQVESLVTRPIEAAVEGAAGQKRLVSNSIQGLSVITVFFDPETDIHLDRQLVAERLTQVAGQLPNGVKAPVMTPLTTSTEFAVVAGLTSSRQTLMRLTSIAKWTITPALTAVPGVADVEIFGGQTRSTQILVHPDKLIRFGLGMDDVLAAARQAAGVRGAGFLGTPNQRILIQPEGQSITPDELANVVLARHAGVSVTIGDVADVVAAPEPSIGGGAVMGEPAVVMNVTEQYGANTLEVTRNLDKAFAALRPALAREGVTLHDRLFRPADFIATATANLRSALLIGAVLVVIVLFLFLYDLRTAAICCTAIPLSLLAAVAVLQRAGITLNTITLGGLAIALGEVVDDAVVVVENVTRRLRDNGRRADPLPAARVVLEATLEVRSAVIYATFAVILVFLPVATISGVGGRMFGPLATTYIAAVLASLIVAISVTPALALVLLRHHTQEREPPAMVWSRRVYESILRRVARAPLLAVGVSVAATLAGLSLLPLFGATFLPELHEGHFVVHMTATPGTSLGESMRMGARVTAALEKLPIVGVISQRAGRAELTADTHGVHQSEFEVVLRKTTGAGAETAKPEILKALSDFPGVAISVNTFLTERIDETFSGYAAPFAVNVFGEDLDAIDATARKVFDILRQVPGAASVEIQSPPGLPQLAIKLRRASLTRWGVDPMTVLDTVSAASQGVVAGQTYEGDRVYNLIVKLAPSRQDGVAALGGLPVRARDGAYIPLRLVADIEPTSGYYRIQHQGGRRLQTVTADVEGRALSAFVDEAKARLDAAVKPPKGVYIEFSGAAEGQAQARRDLAVKALFAALGIVILLSIVTRNWRNLLLVLVNLPFALVGGLFAAFLSGGVLSLGSLVGFVTLCGITLRNSMIMISHFAHLVEVEGRRWGPETAIAGASDRLSPILITSFVTGLGLLPLAVGMNAPGREIEGPMAMVILGGLITSMALNLLVLPALAQLYGRFEPKTAEEELEESEAASF, via the coding sequence ATGGCGCGCGTCACGGGCCCGCAGGCGGCCGTCATCCGCTTCGCCCTGCGCTTTCGCGGCGTCGTCATCGGCCTCGCCGCCTTGTTCGTCGCCTATGGCTTTTACGCCCTGGGCCACGCGACCTATGACGTCTTTCCCGAATTCGCGCCGCCGGAAGTCAGCATCCAGACCGAGGCGCCGGGCCTGTCGCCGCAACAGGTCGAAAGCCTGGTCACCCGCCCCATCGAAGCCGCCGTCGAGGGCGCGGCGGGACAGAAAAGACTGGTGTCGAATTCGATTCAGGGCCTGTCGGTCATCACGGTCTTTTTCGATCCCGAGACCGACATTCATCTCGACCGGCAATTGGTGGCGGAGCGTCTGACCCAGGTCGCGGGGCAATTGCCGAATGGCGTCAAGGCGCCGGTCATGACGCCCCTCACCACCTCGACCGAATTCGCGGTCGTCGCCGGCCTGACCTCGTCGCGTCAGACTTTGATGCGGCTGACGTCGATCGCCAAATGGACGATCACGCCGGCGCTCACGGCGGTTCCCGGCGTCGCCGACGTCGAAATTTTCGGCGGCCAGACCAGATCGACGCAAATTCTCGTTCATCCCGACAAATTGATCCGTTTCGGCCTCGGGATGGACGACGTCCTGGCCGCCGCGCGGCAGGCGGCGGGCGTGCGCGGCGCGGGCTTCCTCGGCACGCCCAACCAGCGCATCCTCATCCAGCCGGAGGGCCAGTCCATCACCCCGGACGAGCTTGCCAACGTCGTTCTCGCCCGCCACGCCGGCGTCAGCGTGACCATCGGCGACGTCGCCGACGTGGTCGCCGCCCCGGAGCCGAGCATCGGCGGCGGCGCGGTCATGGGCGAGCCAGCCGTGGTCATGAACGTCACCGAGCAATATGGCGCGAACACGCTCGAAGTGACCCGGAACCTCGACAAGGCCTTCGCCGCCTTGCGCCCGGCGCTCGCGCGCGAAGGCGTCACGCTGCACGACCGGCTGTTTCGCCCCGCCGACTTCATCGCCACCGCCACCGCCAATCTGCGTTCGGCGCTGCTCATCGGCGCCGTGCTGGTGGTGATCGTCCTGTTCCTGTTCCTGTACGATCTGCGCACGGCGGCGATCTGCTGCACCGCGATTCCCCTGTCGCTGCTCGCCGCCGTCGCCGTCCTGCAACGGGCCGGGATCACCCTCAACACCATCACCCTCGGCGGCCTCGCGATCGCGCTCGGCGAAGTCGTCGACGATGCCGTCGTCGTCGTCGAGAACGTCACGCGGCGGCTGCGCGACAACGGCCGGCGCGCCGATCCCCTTCCCGCCGCGCGCGTCGTGCTGGAGGCGACGCTGGAAGTCCGCAGCGCCGTCATTTACGCGACCTTCGCGGTCATACTGGTGTTCCTGCCGGTCGCGACCATTTCCGGCGTCGGCGGCCGCATGTTCGGGCCGCTGGCGACGACCTATATCGCCGCCGTCCTCGCCTCGCTCATCGTCGCCATCAGCGTGACCCCGGCGCTCGCCCTCGTCCTCCTGCGGCATCACACCCAGGAGCGCGAGCCGCCGGCGATGGTCTGGAGCCGGCGCGTCTATGAATCGATCCTGCGCCGCGTCGCCCGCGCGCCGCTTCTGGCGGTCGGGGTCTCGGTGGCGGCGACTCTCGCGGGACTTTCGCTCCTGCCCCTGTTCGGCGCGACTTTCCTGCCGGAACTTCACGAAGGCCATTTCGTCGTCCATATGACGGCGACGCCCGGCACGTCGCTGGGCGAATCCATGCGCATGGGCGCGCGGGTGACGGCGGCGCTGGAAAAGCTCCCGATCGTCGGCGTCATCTCGCAGCGCGCCGGCCGGGCCGAACTGACCGCCGACACCCATGGCGTGCATCAAAGCGAGTTCGAGGTCGTCCTGAGAAAGACGACGGGCGCCGGAGCCGAGACGGCCAAGCCCGAAATCCTCAAGGCCCTTTCGGATTTTCCCGGGGTGGCGATCTCGGTCAACACCTTCCTGACCGAGCGCATCGACGAGACTTTTTCCGGCTATGCGGCGCCTTTCGCCGTCAATGTCTTCGGCGAGGATCTCGACGCCATCGACGCGACGGCGCGAAAAGTCTTCGACATTCTGCGGCAGGTTCCGGGCGCGGCCTCGGTCGAGATCCAGTCGCCGCCGGGCCTGCCGCAACTCGCGATCAAGCTGCGCCGCGCAAGCCTCACCCGCTGGGGCGTCGATCCGATGACGGTCCTCGATACCGTGAGCGCGGCCTCTCAAGGCGTGGTGGCCGGACAGACCTATGAAGGCGACCGCGTCTACAACCTCATCGTCAAACTGGCGCCGTCCAGGCAGGACGGCGTCGCGGCGCTCGGCGGCCTGCCGGTGCGGGCGCGCGACGGCGCCTATATTCCCTTGCGGCTGGTGGCCGACATCGAGCCGACTTCCGGCTATTACCGCATCCAGCACCAAGGCGGGCGGCGCCTGCAAACGGTGACGGCGGATGTCGAAGGCCGCGCCTTGTCGGCCTTCGTGGACGAAGCCAAGGCGCGGCTCGACGCCGCGGTCAAGCCGCCGAAAGGCGTCTATATCGAATTTTCGGGCGCGGCCGAGGGGCAGGCGCAGGCGCGGCGCGACCTCGCCGTCAAAGCTCTGTTCGCCGCGCTCGGCATCGTCATTCTGCTGTCGATCGTCACCCGGAACTGGCGCAACCTTCTGCTGGTCCTGGTCAATCTTCCCTTCGCGCTGGTGGGCGGACTTTTCGCGGCTTTCCTGTCCGGCGGGGTCCTGTCGCTCGGCTCGCTCGTCGGCTTCGTGACTTTGTGCGGCATCACCTTGCGCAATTCCATGATCATGATCTCCCATTTCGCCCATCTGGTCGAAGTCGAGGGACGGCGATGGGGGCCGGAAACCGCCATCGCCGGCGCTTCCGACCGGCTGTCGCCGATCCTGATCACCTCCTTCGTTACCGGGCTCGGGCTGCTGCCGCTCGCCGTCGGCATGAACGCGCCCGGCCGCGAAATCGAAGGCCCGATGGCCATGGTGATTCTCGGCGGCCTGATCACCTCGATGGCCCTCAATCTGCTCGTCCTGCCCGCCCTGGCGCAATTATACGGACGCTTCGAGCCGAAAACGGCCGAGGAGGAACTGGAAGAAAGCGAAGCAGCGTCCTTCTGA
- a CDS encoding 2OG-Fe(II) oxygenase family protein — MTLRSMNLDAFRATPLTREPFEFLAVPNFLNPEACAEINRDYPKIGESGSFPVAQLSFGPAFQNFLDEMASDEFRAAFAEKFDVDLTGRPHTITVRGRCSARDGRIHTDTKSKILTLLIYMNPEWEHAGGRLRLLKSNAGLDDPIMEVPPAAGTLLAFKRSDNSWHGHKPFEGERRVIQFNWVTSEGDRRIAMLRHHLSAKFKRLFGKTPEQPYA, encoded by the coding sequence ATGACGTTGCGCAGCATGAATCTGGACGCTTTCCGGGCGACGCCCCTGACCCGCGAGCCGTTCGAGTTCCTCGCCGTCCCCAATTTCCTCAACCCGGAAGCCTGCGCCGAGATCAATCGCGACTATCCGAAGATCGGCGAGAGCGGCAGTTTTCCGGTCGCCCAGCTTTCCTTCGGCCCGGCCTTCCAGAATTTCCTCGATGAGATGGCGAGCGACGAATTCCGCGCCGCCTTCGCCGAGAAATTCGACGTCGATCTGACCGGGCGGCCCCACACCATCACTGTGCGCGGCCGCTGCAGCGCCAGGGACGGCCGCATCCATACCGACACCAAGAGCAAGATCCTCACCCTGCTGATCTATATGAATCCGGAATGGGAACATGCCGGCGGACGGTTGAGGCTGCTCAAATCCAACGCCGGTCTGGACGATCCGATCATGGAGGTCCCGCCCGCCGCCGGCACTCTGCTCGCCTTCAAGAGGTCGGACAATTCCTGGCACGGCCACAAGCCGTTCGAGGGCGAGCGCCGGGTCATCCAGTTCAACTGGGTGACGTCCGAAGGCGACCGCCGCATCGCCATGCTGCGCCATCATCTCTCGGCCAAGTTCAAGCGCCTGTTCGGCAAGACGCCGGAACAGCCCTACGCCTGA
- a CDS encoding response regulator transcription factor has protein sequence MRVLIVDDHPVVVSGCKALLSAEPDMEVFDACDAESGLAAYGAQAPDVAVIDINLPGVSGFELATRVLAQDPAARIVMFSMNDDPAFAARAIKVGAKGYVAKNDDPSLFVAALRKVWAGGTYLPGDLAQKMAFAQFDKKLAQLSQRELEIVRLLAAGETMGAIADKLGVSYKTIANNCTALKTKLGARTSMDLMRAALEAQKS, from the coding sequence ATGCGCGTTCTGATCGTCGATGACCATCCGGTCGTCGTTTCCGGCTGCAAGGCCCTGCTTTCGGCCGAGCCGGACATGGAAGTCTTCGACGCCTGTGACGCCGAATCGGGCCTTGCCGCCTATGGCGCGCAAGCGCCGGACGTTGCGGTGATCGACATCAACCTGCCCGGCGTGTCGGGCTTCGAACTCGCGACCCGCGTCCTCGCCCAGGACCCGGCGGCGCGCATCGTCATGTTCAGCATGAACGACGACCCGGCCTTCGCCGCCCGCGCCATCAAGGTCGGCGCCAAGGGCTATGTCGCCAAGAACGACGATCCTTCCCTTTTCGTCGCCGCCCTGCGAAAAGTCTGGGCCGGCGGGACCTATCTGCCCGGCGATCTGGCGCAGAAAATGGCCTTCGCCCAATTCGACAAGAAGCTGGCGCAGCTTTCGCAGCGTGAGCTCGAAATCGTGCGCCTGCTCGCCGCCGGCGAAACCATGGGCGCCATCGCCGACAAGCTCGGCGTCTCCTACAAGACGATCGCGAATAATTGCACCGCGCTGAAAACCAAGCTCGGCGCGCGCACCTCGATGGATCTGATGCGGGCGGCGCTCGAAGCGCAGAAGTCCTGA
- a CDS encoding glutathionylspermidine synthase family protein yields MRREPSPVRPDFAEQAEKIGFAFAYDDGEKYWDESVRYVFSRREIEDDLEKAAAELAGLCHELMRRIMVTERMMARLGVPDHARDVIAESWRRRDPTLYGRFDLAYDGRSAPKLLEFNADTPTSLFESSVVQWFWLEQLIASGDLPKDADQFNSLHEKLIARLMRVGGGHFLHLACMRDSVEDSGTTAYLEECARQAGLQTRLIDMRDIGLKRGRGFVDRLGRDIGLMFKLYPWEWMFDETFGRAPEMGDARFIEPAWKMLLSNKGMLALAWEMAPGHPNLLPCFFEDDKRAAELGACYARKPLFSREGGNVELHDGAQVVTGPDLAYGGRFVRQALNPLPAFDGHYPVCGCWLVGDEPAGLGIREDVSPVTSNRSRFIPHRIED; encoded by the coding sequence ATGCGGCGGGAGCCTTCGCCCGTCCGCCCGGATTTCGCGGAACAGGCGGAAAAAATCGGTTTCGCCTTTGCTTATGACGACGGCGAAAAATATTGGGACGAATCCGTCCGCTATGTCTTTTCGCGCCGCGAGATCGAGGACGATCTCGAAAAGGCGGCGGCCGAACTCGCCGGCCTATGCCATGAACTCATGCGCCGGATCATGGTCACCGAGCGCATGATGGCAAGGCTTGGCGTTCCCGACCACGCCCGCGACGTGATCGCCGAAAGCTGGCGCCGGCGCGACCCCACGCTCTATGGCCGGTTCGATCTGGCCTATGACGGCAGGTCGGCGCCAAAACTTCTCGAATTCAACGCCGACACCCCGACCAGCCTGTTCGAGTCTTCGGTTGTGCAATGGTTCTGGCTGGAGCAGTTGATCGCCTCGGGCGATCTGCCGAAGGACGCCGACCAGTTCAATTCGCTGCATGAAAAGCTGATCGCGCGTTTGATGCGCGTCGGCGGCGGACATTTTCTGCATCTCGCCTGCATGAGAGACAGCGTCGAGGATTCCGGAACCACCGCCTATCTCGAGGAATGCGCGCGCCAGGCAGGCCTGCAAACCCGGCTGATCGACATGCGCGACATCGGGCTGAAGCGCGGGCGCGGTTTTGTCGATCGTTTGGGCCGCGACATCGGCTTGATGTTCAAGCTTTATCCGTGGGAATGGATGTTCGACGAGACTTTTGGCCGCGCCCCGGAAATGGGCGACGCGCGTTTCATCGAGCCGGCGTGGAAGATGCTGCTTTCCAACAAGGGCATGCTGGCGCTCGCCTGGGAGATGGCGCCGGGACATCCCAATCTGCTGCCCTGCTTTTTCGAGGACGACAAGCGCGCCGCCGAACTGGGAGCGTGTTATGCGCGAAAACCCTTGTTTTCGCGTGAGGGCGGCAATGTCGAACTGCATGACGGCGCGCAGGTCGTCACCGGGCCGGACCTCGCCTATGGCGGCCGTTTCGTGCGCCAGGCGCTCAACCCCCTGCCCGCTTTCGACGGCCATTACCCGGTCTGCGGCTGCTGGCTGGTCGGCGACGAGCCGGCAGGGCTCGGGATTCGCGAGGACGTCTCGCCCGTCACGTCGAACCGCTCGCGCTTCATCCCCCATAGGATCGAGGATTGA